taattagacctttttaattgtgttcagctCTTAACATTTCGGTTCAATCAGAGGTCTAGTtataagtaattgagagctcagttggaatgaaaaccagcagacacagggggtcccctggaccagggttgggaaccactggcctAAATGATGGCTAAAAAAAGTTGTTTAAGTGAATTTTAAAACTTCAATAAAACCCCATGAAAGTGACCAATACTTCAGGGGAGTACCAGGGGTTGTACATTGGCATGTTTTGCAACAGTACACAGGCTCTAACCTGCTGGTTGGTCTCTGGGGTTTATtgagcaaaataaatcaatattactaatattatttaTAAGGTGGATATTCTCAGTCCAAAAAGTCTGCCCTCAATGGAAAATAGGATTGCTTAGTTCATGACATAAAACAGACTTCCTATAAATGATCATTAAAAAAACCATATACATTGCCTACcatcaaaacaaattaaacacaaaacacaccttcacagtattaagaaaataaattgcaTTCTATCTACTTCATAGTGATTCGCTTTGTATTTACATGTGGGGCCTTTATTCACAGAAGCTGTAACTTTTGATTGGGACAGTGTTATATTTGTGGCCACATTTACAAAATCAATAGTCTTACTTTACCATCATTAACAGTGTATGTAAAGgcatgttatttatttcaaatccTTTATTATAAACATGTAATTTGTTTCAGGGTAACTTTACCCCACTGGGGTATCTAAAATCCTATAGAACCcaattactttttgttttctgtgatatCCTTTTACAtttgcagaattttatttttatgaagcaTTCCCATACTCTGCTTCATACATTTAATTGATGGTAGTTTAAAGTATTGCAAATAAAAACTGTGACTAAACACAGCACATGTGTAGTAAACAGTACTGTGGTAcgcaatatacaaataaaataactttgaTTCTCCCCACACTTAAAATGGTTTAGTTTCCAAAATACCAAGATTTAAGTTGTGAAAAAAacgatattatatatatatatatatatatatatatatatatatatatatatatatatatacacacacacacacacacatacacattggtAGCCATAAGTATTGACACCATGTTGTTTCAGATACTGTCAGAATTTACTGTTACTGTAACTTTCAATGATTATACTTCTGTCTCCATTTTCTCCATTGTTTTTAATTATCAGAATTTGGCAGGACCTGCTTGACTCCATCACATCACATCATGGTATGTACAAGTTTAGAACACTTTCCAGTGCTTAGTACTTGAAGACTTTCTTGTTTTTACTATCCTCTTGAACTCGATCCAACAAAACTTTATTAGATTCAGAACATTTAGTCTGGGTTTTGGACCAAGCAAGTTGATTCCACCCCAGTGTTAATGCACTTAATAAACTTAAACATGTATTGCATGCTACTCAGGGGCATGGTATTAAAATGAATAAGGGATATGCTTTATATAACAATCACCAGTTTCACAAGAAAACAAGTCGAGGGGCTGCAACACCTGTAGAGCTGCAACAATGCACTGTACACTTCTCTCAGAGGACTGTGCATATCCCACAACTTCATGAACTGCAGTCCTCCTGTTTGATGAGGACCTGATGCTGCAGTATAACTGTGTCCTCTCTTTCTGCACTTTGTGGTTCATCTGTGTCCTGCTGGGGTTCTTTCATCCTCAGTACTTTGTTCACAAAGATGAGCTCACCCACTGTATCTGGATCAAGCGATGCTCGGAGTTTAGTGAGAGTGTCCCCAGCAGTAGAGAAAACCCTTTCGGAAGGTATGGATGTTGCTGGAATGCACAGGAATTTTCTGGCCAACTTTGCAACTGCTGGAAAATTTGGGGCATTTTCCTTCCACCAGACTACAGGATTAACAGCAGTCGGCACAGCCTTGCTTAAAACATACTGTCCGAGTTCTTCTTCTGGTGTAGGAGAGGAGTCGCTGTCATCCCCATCCTGGTAGTATTCTCCCAGAAGGAACGCCATGTCTGACTGGGCGTGTTCACGTTTCAGCCGTTTTGCAGATGATCGCAGCCTGCTGCTTTGACCAGGGGGACCATCTGACTGCATGTAAGACACCACCTGTGCTCGGACGGCTTCACGCTGGCTGGGCTTCAGGAATAACAGGGACTTGTATCGTGGGTCTAGGAAAGTGCAGATCAATGCTGGGTCCTGGCAAAAGACCTCATCAGTAGTGTTGTAGCACATTTCTAAAACAGACACCACTATTCTCTTGAAGTCTGCGACGGCTTCTATATCAGTCTCCTTCACCCGGAGGTGCTGGTTCTTTAAGCTGCAAAGAATGGGATAAACTCCACTCAGGGTTGGGTATTCCTGAGAGCACATGATTCGAGTAGCCACGTGCAGCGGGCGGAGCACAGGAACCATGGACTCAATAATATCCCACTGACTGTCTGAAAGTGTCAGCTTCATGGCATCTGATGGTTTAGTGACTTCTGGGCAATTTAGGACTGCCTGTATATTCAGACGCTCCCGCACCAGGCACTCAAACATATCAAAGGTAGTGTTCCAACGGGAAGTGCAATCTGTAATTAAGATATTCTCTGACAACTCCAGCTGTTTTTGCTGTGATTGGAGCTCAAGGGTTGCAGATGCAGATCCATGAAAATACGCGACCAGCATCTTGGCAGCAGCGATGGTATCAGACAGAGCTCTGACTTCATCAAATGCACCTCGGATTGACAGCTGCAGCGTGTGGCCAAAGCACTTGACCTGGGGCCATCCCAGTCCATTCCCACAGTTGACCATGTTTGCTGAATTTTCTGTTACAAGCccatatattttcttttctggtATATCAAATTCAGTCAACagttttctgatttctgttgaAATGTTAAGACCTGTGTGCTGTTCTTCTACTTCCCTTGTTGCCAAAATGCAATTGTTCAGTTCCCAATTTTCATCTAGAAAGTGTGCGGTCACAGTAATGTATGCCTCAGTGGCAACACTTACCCACAAGTCCAAGGTGAAAGCCATTCCCACTTGATTTGCCAGCTTTTCTCGCAGTGTCCGTTTCTCTTCTTCATATTGCAATCTGACAAAGTGAGCCACAGTGGCTCTGTCTGGGATTTCATACAAGGGATTTAGTTCTTTGATAAATTCCTTAAAGCCTGTCCCCTCCACAATGCTAACTGGGCGCAGGTCAAAAGCACACATAGCTGCCAGCTTTGCAGTACATTTTTCCCACTCATCTTTTGCCATGAGACTTGAATGACTTACAATGATTGGCTGATTGGTTCTCCTTGTATAATTGGACTTACAGGATCTGGTGGATCTATCTCGCGCTTGGGATGCAGTAAAGACCTGGCTGTGCTTAAATCGCAGGTGATTGGTCATGGTCCCTGTGCTCCCGCCAGAGTACGTCAGTTCTGTGTAACACATACTGCACtccacctttttcttttcttggttACTTTCAATCACCTTGAAAAATTTCCACACCTCTGAACGGCGGCGGTCATCTGACATGTTGAACCTGATAGGTTAAAAGCAATCCAGTCTGCTTCTTCAAACTTGATGAGAAGACGCCAACGATACTGGGCCG
This sequence is a window from Acipenser ruthenus chromosome 6, fAciRut3.2 maternal haplotype, whole genome shotgun sequence. Protein-coding genes within it:
- the LOC117410533 gene encoding E3 SUMO-protein ligase ZBED1-like, yielding MSDDRRRSEVWKFFKVIESNQEKKKVECSMCYTELTYSGGSTGTMTNHLRFKHSQVFTASQARDRSTRSCKSNYTRRTNQPIIVSHSSLMAKDEWEKCTAKLAAMCAFDLRPVSIVEGTGFKEFIKELNPLYEIPDRATVAHFVRLQYEEEKRTLREKLANQVGMAFTLDLWVSVATEAYITVTAHFLDENWELNNCILATREVEEQHTGLNISTEIRKLLTEFDIPEKKIYGLVTENSANMVNCGNGLGWPQVKCFGHTLQLSIRGAFDEVRALSDTIAAAKMLVAYFHGSASATLELQSQQKQLELSENILITDCTSRWNTTFDMFECLVRERLNIQAVLNCPEVTKPSDAMKLTLSDSQWDIIESMVPVLRPLHVATRIMCSQEYPTLSGVYPILCSLKNQHLRVKETDIEAVADFKRIVVSVLEMCYNTTDEVFCQDPALICTFLDPRYKSLLFLKPSQREAVRAQVVSYMQSDGPPGQSSRLRSSAKRLKREHAQSDMAFLLGEYYQDGDDSDSSPTPEEELGQYVLSKAVPTAVNPVVWWKENAPNFPAVAKLARKFLCIPATSIPSERVFSTAGDTLTKLRASLDPDTVGELIFVNKVLRMKEPQQDTDEPQSAEREDTVILQHQVLIKQEDCSS